The DNA window AATGGTACTCCCCCAATTTAAGTAGAGAAATAGAAATGCTCGTTTTTGGTCACGCTGGCTATCCGGTAATTCTTTTTCCAACTTCGATGGGAAGCTATCACGAGAACAAGGATATGGGTTTGATTGAGTCCGCCAAATGGTATATCGATCAAGGATTAGTCCAAATATTTTGCCCAGCAAGTATCGACAAAGACAGTTTTTACAACAAGCAAATTCATCCTGTACACCGGATTCAAAATCATACTTGGTACGATAAAATGATTTGTCACGAAATTGTCGAAAAAGTGAAAGACAATACCTATTCAGGTAAAGTAGTTGTTGCCGGTTGCAGTTTTGGTGGCTATCACGCCGCTAATTTTGCTTTTCGGCATCCAGGTTATGTCAGTCATCTTTTTTCTATGGGAGGTGCCTTCAATATCAAAAGTTTTATGGATGGATACCACGATGATAACGTTTTTTACAACAGTCCCGAAGATTATTTATACGGTTTGAACGACCACGAATTGTGGAATATGGACATTTGTTTAGGGACATCCAACTGGGATATTTGCTATGATGCCAATCTTAAATTGAGTAAAGTTTTGAGCAATCGCAACATTCATCATTGGCTTGATGTTCGACCAGACCGAGATCACGATTGGCCCGTTTGGAA is part of the Flavobacterium nackdongense genome and encodes:
- a CDS encoding esterase family protein; this translates as MKEEYFKWYSPNLSREIEMLVFGHAGYPVILFPTSMGSYHENKDMGLIESAKWYIDQGLVQIFCPASIDKDSFYNKQIHPVHRIQNHTWYDKMICHEIVEKVKDNTYSGKVVVAGCSFGGYHAANFAFRHPGYVSHLFSMGGAFNIKSFMDGYHDDNVFYNSPEDYLYGLNDHELWNMDICLGTSNWDICYDANLKLSKVLSNRNIHHWLDVRPDRDHDWPVWKEMFPHYLSRIKFF